In Paenibacillus ihbetae, the following are encoded in one genomic region:
- a CDS encoding ABC transporter permease has translation MNWSRRLINPVIDKEFRLRMRSTRSMLSVLFYILALGTIAMGFIYLFLYLGNRGPQRFDPQVSQMMFYVLSFAQLVLIAFMAPALTAGVISSEREKQTLSMLLTTQQSSSTIVLSKLVSALSFMALIVLATLPVYSIVFLYGGISPKQLISVFLFYLFVMLLLGALGVMFSTLFKRTIVAIIVTYGVGLIIFLVTGLLYLFFMGIEQRNMYVTGQPPAAGSHSWVGYLLGLNPAGAMMSLFDSSFSKEAFLLYGGNLNSKAPIELWLEFVIVYSVVIVLALWIAIRNIRPVARRRKGEEPAEQLPQDHRPSENGV, from the coding sequence ATGAATTGGAGCAGAAGATTGATCAATCCGGTGATCGACAAGGAATTCCGGCTGCGGATGCGTTCGACCCGTTCCATGCTGTCGGTGTTGTTTTATATACTGGCGCTCGGCACGATTGCGATGGGTTTCATTTATTTGTTTCTGTATTTGGGCAACCGGGGACCGCAGCGATTCGATCCGCAGGTAAGCCAGATGATGTTCTATGTGCTGAGTTTTGCCCAGCTGGTGCTGATTGCCTTCATGGCCCCGGCATTGACGGCCGGCGTCATCAGCAGCGAGCGCGAGAAGCAGACGCTTAGCATGCTGCTGACGACTCAGCAAAGCTCGTCAACGATCGTGCTCAGCAAGCTGGTGTCCGCGCTCAGCTTCATGGCGCTGATCGTGCTGGCGACGCTGCCGGTGTACAGCATTGTGTTTCTGTATGGCGGCATATCGCCGAAGCAGCTGATATCGGTGTTTTTATTCTATCTGTTCGTGATGCTGCTGCTTGGCGCGCTCGGCGTCATGTTCTCGACGCTGTTCAAGCGGACGATCGTGGCCATCATCGTGACATATGGCGTGGGACTTATCATTTTCTTGGTAACGGGTCTTCTCTATTTGTTCTTCATGGGAATCGAGCAGCGGAATATGTATGTGACAGGACAGCCTCCTGCCGCGGGCTCCCACTCCTGGGTCGGCTATCTGCTGGGCTTGAATCCGGCCGGAGCGATGATGAGCCTGTTCGACTCTTCGTTCTCGAAGGAGGCATTTCTGCTCTATGGCGGCAATCTGAACAGCAAAGCGCCGATTGAGCTGTGGCTCGAGTTTGTCATTGTTTACTCTGTCGTCATCGTGCTGGCGCTCTGGATTGCCATTCGGAACATCCGGCCTGTCGCTCGGCGAAGAAAGGGTGAGGAGCCTGCCGAACAGCTTCCGCAGGATCACCGTCCGTCCGAAAATGGTGTGTAA
- a CDS encoding deoxyribonuclease IV, whose product MLKIGSHVSFSDKGLLTAATEAKSYGSSSFMIYTGAPQNTRRKPIESMFIEEGKLAMQECGIEEIVVHAPYIINLGSYKPNTYELAVSFLQEEIRRTHAVGVKNIVLHPGAYTDKDAEYGIDRIAEGLNEVLGGTDETEVHIALETMAGKGTEMGRSFEEIASIIDKVKYNDRLAICLDTCHIHDAGYDIVDDLDGVLEKFDQVIGLDRLTVVHINDSKNPRGAAKDRHTPIGTGWIGYDAIHRIVHHEKLQGRPFILETPWIGKDPKTQRPMYEIEIALLRGDVEQRFGQAFIQQVEQLHEFFAKEGIESRSFVLDTWNLLKNDAKAKKADPREPMERLYDMVMSAELFPELSEEQVNQRLIAYLSGASLTA is encoded by the coding sequence ATGTTGAAAATCGGGTCCCATGTGTCCTTCTCGGACAAGGGGCTGCTGACTGCAGCGACAGAGGCTAAATCTTACGGCTCCAGCTCGTTCATGATATATACCGGCGCTCCGCAAAATACACGGCGCAAGCCGATTGAATCGATGTTTATCGAGGAAGGCAAGCTGGCCATGCAGGAATGCGGGATTGAGGAGATTGTGGTGCATGCGCCTTATATTATCAATCTCGGCTCGTACAAGCCGAATACGTATGAGCTTGCGGTGAGCTTCCTTCAAGAGGAAATCCGGCGTACCCATGCCGTCGGCGTGAAGAATATCGTGCTTCACCCAGGGGCATACACTGATAAGGATGCGGAATACGGCATTGACCGGATCGCCGAAGGCCTGAATGAGGTTCTTGGCGGTACCGATGAGACGGAAGTGCATATCGCTTTGGAAACGATGGCCGGCAAAGGCACTGAGATGGGGCGCTCCTTCGAGGAGATTGCTTCCATTATCGATAAGGTAAAATATAACGACCGGCTGGCGATCTGCCTGGATACATGCCACATTCACGATGCAGGCTATGATATCGTCGATGATCTGGACGGTGTCCTGGAGAAGTTTGATCAAGTGATTGGTCTCGACCGGTTGACGGTCGTTCATATTAACGACAGTAAAAACCCGCGCGGCGCGGCCAAAGACCGCCATACTCCGATCGGAACAGGCTGGATCGGATACGATGCGATTCACCGGATCGTCCATCATGAGAAGCTCCAAGGCCGTCCGTTCATCCTTGAGACGCCGTGGATCGGGAAAGATCCGAAGACACAGCGTCCTATGTATGAGATCGAAATCGCGCTGCTGCGCGGTGATGTGGAGCAACGCTTTGGACAAGCGTTCATTCAGCAGGTCGAACAGCTGCATGAATTTTTCGCGAAGGAAGGCATTGAATCCCGTTCGTTCGTACTGGATACATGGAATCTGTTGAAAAACGATGCTAAGGCCAAGAAAGCCGACCCTCGCGAGCCGATGGAACGCTTATACGATATGGTGATGTCCGCCGAGCTGTTCCCTGAGCTTTCGGAAGAGCAGGTCAACCAGCGGCTGATCGCCTACTTGTCCGGTGCTTCCCTTACGGCTTAA
- a CDS encoding DUF2621 domain-containing protein produces the protein MKSTGAVLGYLSSSAPPSWFMNTIAFWGWVMLGLMGIGGFFMFRKFLKVLPKADGKSKLDWQNYWVERSRPLWTDESKAFLDELVQPVPGPFRDIAKHSIAAEIGKIAVESGATEVTRDHCIKGYIVATPKRDYKFLMNFLQKKNIDYTPYQHLINK, from the coding sequence ATGAAGAGCACAGGGGCCGTCTTGGGGTATTTGTCGTCCAGCGCGCCGCCGTCATGGTTCATGAATACCATCGCGTTCTGGGGATGGGTCATGCTCGGACTGATGGGCATCGGTGGATTTTTCATGTTCCGCAAGTTCCTGAAGGTGCTGCCGAAGGCCGACGGCAAGTCCAAGCTGGATTGGCAAAATTACTGGGTGGAACGGAGCCGCCCGCTGTGGACGGATGAATCCAAGGCCTTTTTGGACGAGCTGGTTCAACCGGTTCCCGGTCCATTCCGCGATATCGCCAAGCACTCGATTGCAGCCGAGATCGGCAAGATCGCCGTCGAATCCGGCGCAACCGAAGTTACCCGCGACCACTGCATTAAAGGCTACATCGTAGCCACGCCGAAGCGGGACTACAAATTCTTGATGAATTTCCTCCAGAAGAAAAATATCGATTATACACCGTATCAGCATCTCATTAATAAGTAA
- the purU gene encoding formyltetrahydrofolate deformylase has product MEIHIKKDRPSPADQYPNRARMLISCPDGPGIVAAVSQFLYQHGANIVQSDQYTMDPDGGMFFIRVEFDLEDLTAKLPQLEESFRPIADQFRMEWKIYHAARKKRLAIFVSKEDHCLVELLWQWQAGDLDADIALVVSNHPDMREYVESFGIPYHHIPVTPETKQEAEKRQLETIGDDIDVIILARYMQIISPMFIEHYRNRIINIHHSFLPAFVGGKPYAQAYNRGVKIIGATAHYVTEELDGGPIIEQDVQRVSHRDDVNELKRIGRTIERVVLARAVKWHVEDRILVHNNKTVVFN; this is encoded by the coding sequence ATGGAAATTCACATCAAGAAAGACCGGCCATCCCCGGCGGATCAATATCCTAACCGAGCCCGCATGCTCATCTCCTGCCCGGACGGACCAGGGATTGTAGCGGCGGTCTCCCAGTTTTTGTATCAGCATGGCGCGAACATCGTGCAGTCGGACCAGTACACCATGGATCCTGACGGCGGCATGTTCTTTATCCGCGTCGAGTTTGACCTGGAGGATCTTACGGCCAAGCTGCCGCAGCTGGAGGAATCGTTCCGCCCGATTGCGGACCAATTCAGGATGGAATGGAAAATTTACCATGCCGCGCGCAAAAAGCGCCTTGCGATATTCGTTTCCAAAGAGGACCACTGCCTCGTAGAGCTTCTCTGGCAATGGCAGGCGGGAGACCTCGATGCCGATATCGCCCTGGTCGTCAGCAATCACCCGGATATGAGGGAGTATGTGGAATCCTTCGGTATTCCGTACCACCATATTCCGGTTACGCCGGAGACGAAGCAGGAGGCCGAGAAGCGGCAGCTGGAGACGATCGGCGACGATATCGACGTCATCATTTTGGCGCGCTACATGCAGATCATTTCGCCGATGTTCATCGAGCATTACCGCAACCGGATCATCAACATCCATCATTCCTTCCTGCCTGCATTTGTCGGCGGCAAGCCTTATGCCCAGGCCTATAACCGGGGTGTCAAAATTATCGGTGCCACTGCCCACTATGTAACCGAAGAGCTTGACGGCGGTCCGATCATCGAGCAGGACGTTCAGCGGGTGAGCCATCGCGACGACGTTAACGAGCTCAAACGCATCGGCCGTACGATTGAACGCGTTGTGCTGGCAAGAGCCGTGAAATGGCATGTCGAGGATCGGATTCTGGTGCATAACAACAAGACGGTTGTATTTAACTAA
- a CDS encoding phage tail tape measure protein has translation MDNIMRAIEAARRRLQRFRVIAYALYGLAAGFVLSLLLLIIGRFVPISWMNIAAAAIPAAGLLAGLLWGWLRRIPAADAAAAMDQASGGAERSDMMVTALSFREEDSAAARWQREQAEAYGKRFTEQLAERLPSPRRNRQLLICAVGLVAVVVLALIPNPMDKKVEAAKEQKNWIQEQAAKTEKLAEQLEKETLDPVDRQKLKEKLDELRQALAKEKQPEQALEKIEKAMEELEKLAKQQEEKAKALSELAKQMQQQKALSEAGKKLEEGKSEEVKQEMKKVSEQVKKMPQEEKDRLSDALKKLAEEAAKQQGNEELEKALSKAAEALKEGKLPKELEEELQKLAEELAETALAKAASESQSEAAAALASSLASQGLAMADQMKAAGLSVSDAWANGGSAEALAQAGLGESSGEQSENGGSGSGAGSDQQGSGSGQGAGSGSGSGSGSGQGSGSGSGSGAGSGSGSGSGVGSGAGLGSGGRELVTIPRNFKGGGNVQNDSGELNGSGGDIQKGGISPTIPGTSRPYEEVYRDYETKARNTLDRNQLPDQMQGLVEEYFIQINPNP, from the coding sequence GTGGACAACATCATGCGCGCAATCGAGGCGGCACGCCGGCGGCTGCAGCGCTTCCGGGTCATCGCTTATGCGCTGTACGGACTCGCGGCAGGCTTTGTTCTATCGCTGCTGCTGCTGATCATCGGGCGTTTCGTGCCGATATCGTGGATGAACATCGCGGCGGCTGCCATTCCGGCGGCCGGCCTCCTTGCCGGCCTTCTCTGGGGATGGCTTCGCCGGATTCCGGCTGCGGACGCGGCGGCGGCCATGGACCAGGCATCCGGGGGCGCCGAGCGAAGCGATATGATGGTGACCGCTTTGTCCTTCCGGGAGGAAGATTCAGCGGCCGCCCGCTGGCAGCGGGAGCAGGCGGAAGCTTACGGCAAGCGATTCACGGAGCAATTGGCCGAGCGTCTTCCCTCTCCTCGCCGTAACCGTCAGCTGCTGATCTGCGCCGTGGGTCTGGTTGCCGTCGTGGTCCTGGCGCTGATTCCGAACCCGATGGATAAGAAGGTGGAGGCGGCCAAGGAACAGAAGAACTGGATTCAGGAGCAGGCGGCCAAAACGGAAAAGCTCGCCGAGCAGCTGGAGAAGGAGACGCTGGACCCGGTCGATCGGCAGAAGCTGAAAGAGAAGCTGGACGAACTGAGGCAAGCGCTGGCTAAAGAAAAGCAGCCCGAGCAGGCGCTGGAGAAGATTGAAAAGGCGATGGAGGAGCTGGAGAAGCTGGCGAAGCAGCAGGAGGAGAAGGCCAAGGCGTTATCCGAGCTCGCCAAGCAAATGCAGCAGCAGAAGGCGCTTTCCGAAGCGGGCAAGAAGCTTGAAGAAGGAAAGTCCGAAGAGGTCAAGCAGGAGATGAAGAAGGTATCCGAGCAAGTCAAGAAAATGCCGCAGGAAGAGAAAGACCGTTTATCGGATGCCCTGAAAAAGCTTGCGGAGGAAGCGGCCAAGCAGCAGGGAAATGAAGAACTGGAAAAGGCGCTGTCCAAAGCGGCCGAGGCGCTAAAAGAAGGCAAGCTGCCGAAAGAGCTCGAAGAGGAGCTGCAGAAGCTGGCTGAAGAGCTGGCCGAAACGGCGCTGGCAAAGGCTGCTTCCGAGAGCCAGTCGGAAGCGGCAGCGGCTTTGGCCTCATCCCTCGCTTCACAGGGATTGGCCATGGCGGATCAGATGAAGGCAGCAGGCTTGTCGGTATCCGACGCCTGGGCAAACGGCGGAAGCGCGGAGGCGCTGGCGCAGGCTGGCCTTGGGGAAAGCTCGGGAGAGCAGAGTGAGAACGGCGGCTCCGGTTCCGGCGCGGGCTCGGACCAGCAGGGCTCGGGGAGCGGCCAAGGCGCAGGCAGTGGCTCCGGTTCCGGTTCTGGCAGCGGTCAGGGGTCCGGCAGCGGCTCCGGTTCAGGAGCAGGCTCTGGCTCCGGTTCGGGCAGCGGGGTAGGAAGCGGTGCCGGGCTCGGCAGCGGAGGGCGCGAGCTTGTCACGATTCCTCGAAACTTCAAGGGCGGCGGCAACGTCCAGAACGATTCGGGAGAGCTTAACGGCTCCGGCGGCGATATCCAGAAAGGCGGCATATCGCCGACCATCCCCGGCACGTCGCGTCCGTACGAGGAAGTCTACCGGGATTATGAGACCAAAGCCAGAAACACGCTAGACCGGAATCAGCTCCCTGATCAAATGCAGGGGTTGGTGGAGGAATATTTCATCCAGATCAATCCGAATCCGTGA
- a CDS encoding DUF58 domain-containing protein, producing the protein MSGAGHLLPPEWLPRLERLTLSAKRRVAGTQQGKRRSRRLGSSLEFADYRLYTPGDDVRRFDWGVYSRTGKAFVRRFMDEQELTVSIFVDCSASMGAVITSAEGERPVGAEDHEVHGSPKWRLARQLAASVGYMALSSYDRLQIACYSRTVSARLPVMRGKGSAHRLFSFLQGAQTGGEGSLAAALGQPGALPRHPGMTWVFSDFWLEGGEEELLRALSLLAGSGQEVVLVHILSREELDPKLAGDLRLIDSETKNGKEVALTGKVLDAYKAELERYRHMLSGVCAERGMTYVLIPADMPLRDAMFGVLAGAGVVSS; encoded by the coding sequence GTGAGCGGCGCCGGTCACTTGCTTCCGCCGGAATGGCTTCCGCGGCTTGAGCGGCTGACGCTGTCCGCGAAGCGCCGGGTGGCGGGAACCCAGCAGGGGAAGCGGCGATCCCGCCGTCTCGGCTCCTCTCTCGAATTTGCGGACTATCGTCTGTATACGCCCGGCGACGATGTGCGCCGGTTCGACTGGGGCGTGTATTCCCGTACCGGTAAAGCGTTTGTCCGCCGGTTCATGGATGAGCAGGAGCTGACGGTCAGCATCTTCGTCGATTGCTCCGCATCGATGGGAGCGGTGATAACGTCTGCGGAAGGGGAGCGTCCGGTAGGGGCGGAGGATCATGAGGTCCACGGCAGCCCGAAATGGCGGCTTGCCCGCCAGCTGGCGGCAAGCGTCGGATACATGGCGCTCTCCTCCTACGATCGGCTTCAGATTGCCTGTTACAGCCGCACCGTCTCGGCCCGTCTGCCCGTGATGCGGGGCAAAGGCTCGGCGCACCGCCTGTTCTCATTCCTGCAGGGAGCGCAGACCGGCGGTGAAGGGAGCCTTGCCGCTGCCCTCGGACAGCCCGGTGCGCTTCCAAGGCATCCGGGCATGACCTGGGTGTTTTCGGATTTTTGGCTCGAAGGCGGCGAGGAGGAGCTGCTCAGGGCGCTGTCCCTGCTTGCCGGAAGCGGGCAGGAGGTTGTGCTGGTCCATATTTTGTCCCGGGAGGAGCTCGATCCCAAGCTGGCCGGCGATCTTCGCCTGATTGACAGCGAGACCAAGAACGGGAAGGAAGTCGCATTGACGGGCAAGGTGCTGGATGCGTACAAAGCCGAGCTCGAGCGTTACCGTCATATGCTGTCCGGCGTATGTGCGGAGCGCGGGATGACCTACGTGCTCATTCCGGCCGATATGCCGCTGCGGGATGCCATGTTTGGCGTGCTGGCGGGTGCGGGAGTGGTTTCAAGCTAG
- a CDS encoding DUF7408 domain-containing protein: MSFYTRRMRMMLPLAALLITAMLSLALPAQLAFADGPGISIKSEVGYEGKVKFDKWNPLKLTLTSDQDISGDIVVQVLSQNGAGFHTSYVQHVELPKDTPKEVLLGLPGTMLNKDNNQILFYEESYKKGKPIPFASGKNYVQANPYNGALIGVLSDDPDTMNFMNVLNGKGTSINILPLKAASIPVDAMLLSGLDVLVINNFASDTLSEPQRQAIVGWVNGGGTLVLAGGAGYAKTAAPFAEIAPVTADGTTAVNELPELEKLGGKPLKLDGDFTISTATPVKDAKTGTQAANEPLFASHDYGQGKVQYAAYDLAMEPVSSWAGHPVVWTSVLQGSLPVGSQNTYYNPLIDNLNYVLDYFPSLSMPSFTLLLWMLIIYAVVVAPVLYFILKKFDKREWAWFLIPVIAIIASGAVYMAGSADKTKELAHTINIIEMNGRGSAVKTTATAFFTPRSGNYELEFPSGMYLRTSGSRSSFGGGMDESKSFVRKNPDSTTVELRDMSQWSLAKVWAESERPEELGRMETDLKLDAKGQLSGTVINNTAGDLTEVVLVIGGKGYKLGDIPKGGSAQIPQDPKQILNFMGGDIAGMLYPYSQNDDKYRQRDIISNYAYSNRTVNTDKAFVLGWSTDHLTNYSLKKQEVSSDQLNFWVQPVAMTWGTSGTINVPYGFLAPEISQVNAPIFSSYGNGIELGQGSLIAEFPLISDQEVAYSEFSIKGIKPNNNVKMEIWNAQKNEWEQVNGSGNELKVTENPERYILNNRIRFMLNAADQTNFQMPELSVKGEVKP; this comes from the coding sequence TTGTCGTTTTATACACGAAGAATGCGGATGATGCTGCCGCTTGCTGCGCTGCTGATCACGGCCATGCTGTCTTTGGCCCTGCCGGCGCAGCTGGCCTTTGCCGACGGGCCCGGCATTTCGATCAAGAGCGAAGTCGGTTATGAAGGTAAAGTAAAGTTTGATAAATGGAACCCGCTCAAGCTGACGCTTACGAGCGATCAGGACATCTCCGGCGATATCGTCGTACAAGTGCTGAGCCAGAACGGCGCGGGCTTTCACACCTCCTACGTGCAGCACGTCGAGCTGCCGAAGGATACGCCAAAGGAAGTCCTCCTTGGGCTGCCGGGTACGATGCTTAACAAAGATAACAACCAGATCTTGTTCTATGAGGAGTCTTATAAGAAGGGAAAGCCGATCCCATTTGCATCCGGAAAAAATTACGTGCAGGCGAATCCTTATAACGGCGCCCTGATCGGTGTGCTGTCGGATGATCCGGACACCATGAATTTCATGAATGTGCTCAACGGCAAGGGCACGAGCATCAACATTTTGCCGTTGAAGGCGGCAAGCATCCCGGTTGATGCCATGCTGCTGAGCGGGCTTGATGTGCTGGTTATCAACAATTTTGCATCCGATACGCTGTCAGAGCCGCAGCGACAAGCGATTGTCGGCTGGGTGAACGGCGGTGGCACGCTCGTTCTCGCAGGCGGAGCAGGATACGCTAAGACGGCAGCGCCTTTTGCCGAGATTGCGCCGGTAACGGCTGACGGCACGACGGCAGTCAATGAGCTGCCCGAGCTGGAGAAGCTTGGCGGCAAGCCGTTGAAGCTGGACGGGGACTTTACGATCTCAACTGCCACCCCGGTAAAGGATGCGAAAACCGGTACCCAAGCCGCAAATGAACCGTTGTTTGCATCCCACGACTATGGACAGGGCAAGGTGCAGTATGCCGCGTACGATCTCGCCATGGAGCCGGTCAGCTCATGGGCCGGTCATCCGGTGGTATGGACATCCGTCTTGCAAGGCAGTTTGCCGGTCGGATCGCAAAATACGTACTACAATCCGTTGATCGACAATCTGAACTATGTACTGGACTATTTCCCGTCCTTATCGATGCCTTCGTTTACACTGCTGCTGTGGATGCTGATCATTTATGCCGTCGTCGTGGCGCCGGTGCTCTATTTTATCTTGAAAAAGTTCGACAAACGGGAATGGGCCTGGTTCCTGATCCCGGTCATCGCGATCATCGCAAGCGGCGCGGTGTATATGGCCGGTTCCGCAGACAAGACCAAGGAATTGGCGCATACGATCAATATTATTGAGATGAATGGCCGAGGCAGTGCGGTTAAAACGACGGCCACCGCGTTCTTTACCCCGCGCAGCGGCAATTATGAGCTGGAATTTCCGAGCGGTATGTATTTGAGAACATCAGGCTCCCGTTCCTCCTTCGGCGGTGGAATGGACGAGAGCAAGAGCTTTGTCCGAAAGAACCCGGACTCGACGACGGTGGAGCTGCGCGATATGTCCCAGTGGTCGCTCGCCAAGGTGTGGGCCGAATCCGAGAGGCCGGAGGAGCTCGGACGGATGGAGACGGATTTGAAGCTGGATGCCAAGGGGCAGCTGAGCGGAACGGTCATAAACAATACGGCCGGCGATCTTACTGAAGTGGTGCTGGTGATCGGGGGCAAAGGCTATAAGCTTGGCGATATTCCGAAAGGAGGATCCGCCCAGATCCCTCAGGATCCGAAGCAGATTTTGAACTTCATGGGCGGGGATATTGCCGGAATGCTGTACCCGTACTCGCAGAACGATGATAAATATAGACAGCGGGACATTATATCCAACTATGCTTATTCGAATCGAACGGTCAATACGGACAAAGCGTTTGTTCTCGGATGGAGCACCGATCACCTGACGAATTACTCGCTCAAGAAGCAAGAGGTAAGCAGCGACCAGCTCAATTTCTGGGTGCAGCCGGTGGCCATGACATGGGGAACAAGCGGGACGATTAACGTTCCTTACGGCTTCCTCGCACCGGAAATTTCACAGGTGAACGCACCGATTTTCAGTTCATATGGAAACGGCATCGAGCTTGGGCAAGGTTCCCTCATTGCTGAATTCCCGCTGATTTCCGACCAGGAGGTCGCCTATTCGGAATTCTCCATTAAGGGCATCAAGCCAAACAACAATGTGAAGATGGAAATCTGGAATGCGCAGAAAAATGAGTGGGAGCAGGTCAATGGTTCCGGAAATGAGCTGAAGGTCACGGAGAACCCTGAACGGTATATTTTGAACAACCGCATCCGGTTCATGCTGAATGCTGCCGACCAAACCAATTTCCAAATGCCGGAGCTGTCTGTAAAGGGGGAGGTTAAGCCATGA
- a CDS encoding ABC transporter ATP-binding protein produces the protein MIEIRNLSKRYGTFHALKDISLYIEKGTVFGFVGPNGAGKSTTMSILATLMLPTSGVAKVGGYDVTRHPKEVRKRIGYMPDFFGVYDQLKATEYLHFYGASYGIPRAEREQLIPQLLELVNLTDKADTYVDSLSRGMKQRLCLARCLVHDPEVLILDEPASGLDPRARIEMREILKELKLMGKTIIISSHILPELAEMVDEIGVIEHGEMVAQGKVSDIQNRLRVKKVIHIRTLERGEELAEKLRDEPLVTSVLTDNTGVHVHYSGDDVQQSELLRKVISWEIPIVSFQEAQSNLEDVFLEITKGGPRE, from the coding sequence ATGATCGAGATTCGGAATCTGAGCAAACGATACGGAACATTCCATGCATTGAAGGATATCAGTCTCTACATTGAGAAGGGGACCGTATTCGGATTCGTCGGACCGAACGGGGCAGGCAAATCGACGACGATGTCGATTTTGGCAACGCTGATGCTGCCAACCTCCGGTGTCGCCAAGGTAGGCGGCTACGACGTTACCCGGCATCCGAAGGAAGTACGCAAACGAATCGGCTATATGCCGGATTTCTTCGGCGTATATGATCAGCTGAAAGCTACGGAGTATTTGCATTTTTACGGAGCGAGCTACGGGATTCCCCGTGCCGAGCGCGAGCAGCTCATTCCGCAGCTGCTGGAGCTGGTGAACCTGACCGATAAGGCGGATACGTACGTAGACAGTCTCTCGCGGGGGATGAAGCAGCGATTATGCCTTGCCCGCTGTCTTGTGCATGATCCGGAGGTCCTCATTCTGGATGAGCCGGCGTCGGGGCTTGACCCGCGGGCGCGAATCGAAATGCGGGAAATTCTGAAGGAATTGAAGCTGATGGGCAAGACGATTATCATCTCGTCGCATATTTTGCCGGAGCTGGCGGAAATGGTGGATGAAATCGGCGTCATTGAGCACGGCGAAATGGTGGCACAGGGCAAGGTATCCGATATCCAGAACCGTCTGCGGGTTAAAAAAGTCATCCATATCCGCACGCTCGAGCGAGGTGAGGAGCTGGCCGAAAAGCTGCGGGATGAGCCGTTGGTGACGTCCGTCTTGACGGACAACACCGGGGTTCACGTTCATTACAGCGGCGACGATGTACAGCAGAGCGAGCTTCTGCGGAAGGTGATCTCCTGGGAAATCCCGATTGTCTCGTTCCAGGAAGCGCAGAGCAATCTGGAGGACGTATTTCTCGAAATTACGAAAGGAGGCCCGCGCGAATGA
- a CDS encoding AAA family ATPase, which yields MSDIAVRPQEWMESISGLREHIGKVIVGQQEVVEQMLWCIFAGGHALLEGIPGLGKTMLVRTVSDALDLSFSRIQFTPDLMPSDITGTNILSFGQHGSTGMTFQKGPLFSSIVLADEINRATPKTQSALLEAMQEKTVTVGGETHRLPNPFFVLATQNPLENEGTYPLPEAQLDRFLLKIEVSYPSADELKEIVKRTTSSHTFQVERQMTGEDLLEIQRGAKEVLVADEILDYAVRLLMMTHPEEASAPEAVQKYVQFGSGPRGIQSIISVSKVRALCSGRMHVSTGDIRAVALPALRHRLFLNFEGQAIGITTDQVIQEVLQALEASA from the coding sequence ATGTCGGATATAGCAGTGAGACCCCAGGAATGGATGGAGAGCATTTCTGGGCTGAGGGAACATATCGGCAAGGTCATTGTCGGACAGCAGGAGGTCGTGGAGCAAATGCTCTGGTGTATCTTTGCCGGAGGTCACGCCCTTCTGGAGGGGATACCGGGACTTGGAAAAACGATGCTCGTCCGCACCGTCTCCGATGCGCTGGACCTTTCGTTTTCCCGGATCCAATTCACGCCGGACTTAATGCCGAGCGACATTACGGGCACGAATATTCTGTCGTTCGGGCAGCATGGAAGCACGGGGATGACCTTTCAAAAGGGGCCCCTCTTCAGCAGCATCGTGCTGGCAGATGAAATTAACCGGGCGACGCCGAAAACACAGTCCGCCCTGCTCGAGGCGATGCAGGAGAAGACGGTGACGGTGGGCGGGGAAACGCATCGTTTGCCAAACCCCTTCTTCGTGCTCGCTACCCAAAACCCCCTCGAGAACGAGGGAACTTATCCCCTGCCGGAGGCGCAGCTGGACCGGTTCCTGCTGAAGATTGAAGTGTCTTATCCGAGCGCCGACGAATTGAAGGAAATCGTAAAGCGGACAACGTCGTCGCATACGTTCCAGGTCGAGCGCCAAATGACGGGCGAAGACCTGCTGGAGATCCAGCGGGGGGCGAAGGAAGTGCTGGTCGCCGATGAAATATTGGATTATGCGGTCCGGCTGCTCATGATGACGCATCCCGAGGAGGCGTCCGCACCGGAGGCAGTCCAAAAATACGTCCAATTCGGCTCCGGTCCCCGCGGCATTCAGTCCATCATCTCGGTCAGCAAGGTCCGGGCGTTGTGCAGCGGGCGGATGCATGTATCCACCGGGGATATCCGGGCTGTCGCACTGCCGGCGCTGCGCCACAGGCTGTTCCTCAATTTTGAGGGACAGGCGATCGGAATAACGACCGATCAGGTCATCCAAGAGGTGCTTCAGGCGCTGGAGGCCTCCGCGTGA